Proteins co-encoded in one Quercus robur chromosome 8, dhQueRobu3.1, whole genome shotgun sequence genomic window:
- the LOC126694015 gene encoding transcription factor WER-like — translation MVRAPFYDKNGLKKGAWSVEEDNKLRSYIQRFGHWNWRELPKFAGLSRCGKSCRLRWMNYLQPNVKRGNYTEEEDLTIIKLHEELGNKWSMIAASLPGRSDNDIKNHWHAHLKKRTKKNPTTSKMKTLSNEAYQHDVDIARKTETDSSVSSSPSYQIQESSQLPLETSSSEFSYLSFDNAPLSGINWTAEDSLATLETLEQSFSDFWTEPFILDNTYIQNNYPESLVDGGLSASQSCYNEGIDSIYEAMQEIENYQRINEDPYLVN, via the exons ATGGTGAGAGCTCCCTTCTATGATAAAAATGGACTAAAGAAAGGTGCATGGAGTGTAGAAGAAGATAATAAACTAAGGTCTTATATTCAGAGATTTGGCCACTGGAACTGGCGGGAACTTCCCAAATTTGCAG GTTTATCAAGGTGTGGGAAGAGTTGCAGACTGCGATGGATGAACTACCTCCAACCAAATGTAAAACGAGGAAACtacacagaagaagaagatcttACGATCATCAAATTGCATGAAGAACTAGGCAATAA ATGGTCTATGATTGCCGCAAGCTTGCCAGGGAGATCAGACAATGATATAAAAAACCATTGGCATGCCCACCTGAAGAAGCGCACCAAGAAAAATCCTACAACATCAAAGATGAAAACGCTATCCAATGAAGCTTACCAACATGACGTTGATATAGCAAGGAAAACAGAAACTGACAGTTCTGTAAGCAGTTCTCCATCTTACCAAATTCAGGAGAGCTCCCAATTACCCCTAGAAACATCTTCTAGTGAATTCTCATACTTGAGCTTTGATAATGCACCTTTATCTGGCATAAATTGGACTGCAGAAGATAGTCTCGCTACATTGGAAACACTTGAACAATCGTTTAGTGACTTTTGGACTGAACCCTTTATATTGGACAATACCTACATCCAGAATAACTATCCAGAATCCTTGGTAGATGGAGGATTGAGTGCATCTCAATCATGCTACAATGAAGGCATAGATTCCATCTACGAGGCAATGCAAGAAATCGAGAACTACCAGAGAATTAATGAAGATCCATATTTGGTGAACTAG